The Dreissena polymorpha isolate Duluth1 chromosome 4, UMN_Dpol_1.0, whole genome shotgun sequence region GAAAGGTTCATTATCAAGTGGTCTATCTGAATGTCTAGTGTTATCTTTTTCTTTCGTTCACCGGTCATTGTGAACAAGTAGACGTCTTTGGTTCCCCACCCACACGCCAACCATGCTTCCTGTTCCGAAATAGGAGCAATCGCCTGTATCGTGTCCGGACTGTTTCGCACCTTAAAGCCGGCTATTGAACACATTTCAAACTCCTTCGCTACTCTAATCCCCCACGGTTCCGGTAAAACCGGCAGCGTGATTTCTCCTTTCGTACACTGACCGAACATTTTAGTTAATGAATCGGCCTTCAACGGACCCGGGACGAATCCTACGGTGTCTATTTTCTCTAAAGTCATTTTCGGTAGTTCATCGTCTATCTGACTAAATCGCTTCTGCAGTTTCTTTGAAGTCTGAATAATATTCTCATCGGAACCAATTTTAATAATCCTATCAGCTGATGCCGTTACCGTGGATATAGATTTGTAAGAATTAATAACATTCTTGACCTCTTTATTAAGATCGCTCCCTGTTGACTTATGTCGGTCCTTCAATTCTGTGATAATAGCGTTACTTATTTTCTCTATTTCGTTTTGTAGAAACTTACAGCGCGCCTGGACATCTGCTATGGCATTTTGCAGATCGCCATCGTGTTCTTTCTGGCACTTCCGTATTTGCTTCATGTAAATTTCGAAATCGGGAAGGTATTCTTTAATAGCCCCGAGAAAATGGGATAGTGAACTTCGCATAAGCTTGGCTACGTCAACAGAGGCTTGCACCGGGTGGGCAGTGTGTTTTTCCTCTTTGCAAACCGAGCAAATTGTGAGGTTACATTTCGTACAGAAGATCGTGCGTTCGTGATCTTCATGCTTCCGGCACCACTGATTTTGTGTAAGTTTTACTGCTTGAGTTGATGCACTTTGGTCTAGCTTGGAATCGTTGGTCTTGTCCGTTTCAAAATGAATGAAGTTATGCACCTGTTCTGAACTAGGGGGAGCATGGGAGACTCTACACTCTGCGCACAGGTTCAAGTCACAATCCAAACACCGCGAGACGGCGTTCTTGTTACCCTGACACGTCTCGCACTCAGACGCTGGCGTCAGTTTACACGCGTGCGTCCTGGCCTTCAAATACGTGTCCTTGGGAATAGCCGACAGTCCTTCCTTCGGTATGAGCATTTCTTTGTTACACGACGGACATAGTAGGTTCTTCTTCCAATTGTTCTTGGTCACGTGATCCTTGAGGCACTCCAGGCAGAAGGAATGGAGGCATGTGAGCAGCCTGGGGTCGCTGTAAGCTTTCAAACAATGTCCGCACCTCAGCTCCTCAGTCCCGCCGTTCACAGACATATTGAAACCGGAAATATTCTATTTTAGAGTTTTCTGTACTTTCGAGTcttttgtattgtgttgtttctGTGGTTTGCACTCTTGTGATGTCCAAACACACTTTATCACCATGTTATTTTACTTCCGCTATCTTCCCCTATAGTTTTATGTAGTTTTCGTATTAGATTCCAGAACAAATGACAGTTTCTGACCTTTTAACATATATTAACTACACTCCTGTGAACATTTACTTGGCTTCCTCGGTATGGTGGTGGTTTGTAAAGTCCTCATCCTAGACCGCAACACAATGGAAATAGTATTCACGTTTCGAATTAGTTACGAGAAAAGTGACTTTCTGTCTCAGTCGTGCGGTGTTTCGTTGTCAGAATACTAGATCACAGCACATTTACAATTTGTTCCAtgttaaaatgcaatttattttgatGTTCTTCCGATGTAGTGTTGTTGTTTGTATGCACACGACACCGTTTGATAACATTTCTGTTGTTGTGTGTTTTGTGCATATTTAGTAAACAATTAAAGCTAAAAACTTCATGATTTAACTGTTTACCTTTGCTGCAGTTCAATACAACACTTTTTGACGGCTGATATTATTCGAAAGAAATGTCAAGTTATTCCATTCAATGCGTATTTTTTCTATCTCATATTTTATCAACGTTTGTTGAAAGATTGCGATAGTTTTTATCAATCACTAAACAAACTGCCGAGTTAGTGAGCACGTCCAGCATACATTTGGAACGTGCGTTATTGATTCAAGGGCTCAAATTTCAATACAATATGTCAAATACTTAAGGCAATATGCTCCAAAAAGAGACACATTTGTTTGGAAGGTTTTATCTAGATACGGTGGATTGAAACTCGACTCTTGTGACGCACTCAATACAACATCGatttataatcaattttaaacaaatactattAGAGGCTCGCCATGGCTTCGGTGTGCAATATGCTCCGACCAATGTTTTCTTTTACGAATGCCGGATATTACTGTTACGCCAGGTATTGATCATTGAGCAATTATATGGACTGAAATAAATTGCTTTAACTTCATTAAGAAATATTCAGATATGAGTAATGGGAAAAGTGTATGAAACAAATATCTCTCCATAAACAAGTATAGGGATCTGTATGCatagtttatatattttaaatatgccactatatgcatttcattatttaataCCTACATTAAGAAGACGTTTGTAAACATcaataatctaaataatattgCTCCCACCTGAGTTCGAACCTCAGAGCATCAAAGGATACATACGAGATTTATAGATTCATGTCGATTCCTTATCCTACAAAATGTGGAaaagggaaaactgggctaaacgcATGTGCGTTAAGAGTCGTCCCAGAAAACCTGTGAAGTCCGAATATACTAtcggggacgaaactttctgcttgtatggtatcttttgtttaaatgaggtattttttaagcgaaaatccagttaaggattaaagtgtcgtcctacattagcctgtgcataaggcacatgataatctgggacgacacttgacacacatgcattaagcccagatagCGTCTCAATTCGTCAATATTTGAACCGGTCCCGTTAAAAGAAGTTCTGTTGTACGGATATTTCTAATGTGAGGCTCCATTAGCAACAATAAAATTAAACCGTTCAATACATATCACTTGTAGTGTTGTCAATTGTCAAACGATTGCATTTAGGTCCTGAACATGCCTTGTCAAAATTGTCCTCGTTAAGCAGGTGAAATTTAACTCTCAATAATAAATTATCTGTATTTAGTCTGAATTATATGTACTTTTGTGAACGATCAATGTACGGGCCTCttaaatttatgaatttgcatTGAATTCTTTGAATGACATTATAATTTAATGAATGCTATCATTTACAAGTTATCTGTAAACCTGCGGGCTAGACTAATAAAATTTAACAACTGCTTTAAAGCATTATCAATGCCCATTATAAACCTATTGACTTATCGCGCTATGAAACCGTaggttaatataaaaaaacaagtgcAGTTGATTGATAACTATTAATGTGTGTGTATAACACTGATATCGTATTTAATTGGTAGATGGTTAATGAGTacaaattatattatacaatGGGTATTTTTAGCTTATACGTATGAAGAAGGCGCAATCAACACAATAGTAACATGTGAGCCACGCTTTGgcaaaactaggcttaatgcatgatcaGAAAGCGTCGccccatattaacctgtgcagtccacaaaggcttatATGGCACAATTCTTTGTTAGGCTGGATGATCGGTAGGAgaagacatcctttaaacgaaaaattccataaaaacgaagtgtcatctcagattagcctgtgcggactgcaaagactaatcttgaacgacactttaaTCACATGCACTAAAACCTGTTTAATAGAGCGAGttgacatgtattttttattaaactttttaGATCCATATTTATGGTTATTGAGATTTGACATACTCATACTGCTGGTAGatacattataaaaacaataatacagttgttgttgttttttagaaaaTGCGTCAAATCAAATTTCCACGTACCATACAAGTATTGAAACATAATAATTATGGTTTTAAACCGTTCGCCAAAATGTTGCAGTAAAGCGTTTGAACTCTGAAGATTTCAGACAAAGAACTAAACGATTAAAATaaagtaaccaaaataaacaagaacaaaaaaaGATGAACGTAAAACCTTCGTAAATGATCCAAGTACGAGTGCAAGCGAGTCTACAGCTGATATGTAAGCAAATTGACGATCATTGCAAGAAACTAcgcctttaaagggatcttttcacggtttggtaaattgacaaaattgaaaaaagttgtttcagattcgcaaattttcgttttagttatgatatttgtgaggaaacagtattactgaatatTTCCCATagtcaaatatagccattatatgtatcttttgacgatttgaaaacataaaaattataaagcgttgcaacgcgaaacgattgaataatttggagagttctgttgttgtcgtttaaatgtacgaaactacgaagattgcttatataaggtataaaatactctacttgtgtatatccggcggaatagccgagagggctttttacttcagacttactccaggactccgggtgtcactggttcgagccctggtaccggctacttttttttcctttttttaattttattcttgattttttactagagtttttaagatccaatgttcatatttatcaatataaagcatttaatgacaaacttcaaaatctgtgaaaaaatcCCCTTTAATAAAAAGCAAGCGCTGTGACAGTTCTGATGTCTCCTCGCTGAAGAGAGAAGGCGTGTGACACCAAAATAAAGGCCACCATACTAAACCACCAATAAAGAAGTGTGACCAGCACTGAGGACCATAGCTTCCGCCTAAAAGTGACCCATTTCCAACATTGGAGTACGCTGTGCACGTTGTTGGGACCTTAACACACAAACATGCATTTACCAGCTTGAAGCCGTTCAGAGAATCGCCGCTTGTTACGTGCGAGGGGACTATAGAACCACTAGAATAGCTCACTGATGATAACTAAAATTGGGTGGAAGCACATCCAATAGAGACGTCAAACAGCTAAGATCACAATGATGTACCGAATCATAAACATCCTGATTGGCGTTCAATCTTACCCCTTACCCCGTACTGCTATATCATCCACAAGAGGCGATAGTATAATGTACATCATTCCATGCTGCATGAAGACAATCTTTATTCTCGTCGGCAACAAGACTGAGCAATCAACTGCCAAATCACATTGTGATGGCTCCTAGCCTTGACGCTTTCAATAAAGAGACAGCACACACAAAACATCGTCCAATGGgctatttaaaataatgtttaaatctttaaaatgcGCCACACCACGACTTTTGAACTGTTTCTTTCACGACAATGTCCCAGAAAGGGGGTCTTTACAATACAAGAAGAAAAATTAAAAGAAGAAaaggaagaagaaaaagaagaagaagatgtgCATACAATGaggttttatatttattatttattcttagTGATATACAGTAAGTTATTGTTATCCAGCTTACAAAGCTctaatacaaatataaacttaGTATTGCGGGCTCATTTTATAATTTGTTCCTGACCTTAATCAAAAAGTAACAGTTTGGGCTTTTAATTTTAAGGCATGACCTACATAGGCGTATAATACCatacaaattatacaaaataaaactagTGACCCCTATTTACATAAGGCAATGATATAGAACTGAATTTATAACATGAAACAAATCTAAATAAAAAAGCAGAATAAcgataagaaaaaatatataatcacaaaacaataagtgtttttttttgcgatAGCTCATTTTAACAAAAGTGTTCCTCCATCGATGTCCAAaagttttttaaagtttacaaTATTGTGGGTGTGACACAACGGATATGGACTTAATTTATCTGTAATTGCATTCAAGAAAGTACATCAAAACGAAAGTTTAATTGAACATCAAGTTGATTTAGGTTACATAAAGAACATACTTATTTATCTCTTTCCACATTATTGAATCTTACTCCTTCATTGATGTCATTGCTTTGGATTATTGGTAGAATGTGATCTGTTAACAAGAGATTATTGGTAGTATGCGATCTCTTAACAAAAGCTGATTTTACAACGTTgaactattttgaaaaaaacaaaatgtctTTCACATGGATTGTCATCATTTTAGTTCAAATTCTCGGTGTTTGGACAGAAACTGATGAACCAAATGGCACAGATTTATTCACGATTGAAGGGAAAGTAGAAGTTGTGTCCACTACAAATAAAGACTGGCTTCCTGATACACAGATTTCGGTCGATGGAGGAACATTTATTTCCTATTTAAGGTTGTTTACATTTTCAGTTTTACGACATTATGTTCTCAACTTCTCAtcaacattttatgttaaatgtacgTCACCAGTTtgtatgatttgttttatttgaaatgacTACTTTTTTTATAGGTCATGTTTGCTTGATTTGTAAACTGGTTTTGTTTGCTTGATTTGTAAACTTTCCTGCTGATGTTTTTAGCACTGTAGATTTTAGTTGTTATTGAGTGCACCTGCagttttttgtcccctaccggtttcaccggcattgatttttttattgtttttgttacagcctgtggcgtttggattgggaaaataagcgcgataaaccatgaaattgggaaaaatagcgcgataaaccatgaaattgggaaacattataaatatgattataagaacagaataaaaattgctaagttcatgtttgacagcatttttatattataaagtgttgctttcatgtcttcttacaacgtttagttaatatctttccacatgcatattaaacttgcaataatctatagattcttcaatatacatgtaccattatgatttaatcataatctctttaagagtatgaatttaattcaggatgttttttaaagtaaaatatgatatggtgaaaacattaacaaatattaacaaacacgcttttgtgttcttgctgtgttaatgttgtattaaatggagctaaaatagtacatttcatttgtttaccttttaatatcttgcacaat contains the following coding sequences:
- the LOC127876694 gene encoding E3 ubiquitin-protein ligase TRIM71-like — translated: MSVNGGTEELRCGHCLKAYSDPRLLTCLHSFCLECLKDHVTKNNWKKNLLCPSCNKEMLIPKEGLSAIPKDTYLKARTHACKLTPASECETCQGNKNAVSRCLDCDLNLCAECRVSHAPPSSEQVHNFIHFETDKTNDSKLDQSASTQAVKLTQNQWCRKHEDHERTIFCTKCNLTICSVCKEEKHTAHPVQASVDVAKLMRSSLSHFLGAIKEYLPDFEIYMKQIRKCQKEHDGDLQNAIADVQARCKFLQNEIEKISNAIITELKDRHKSTGSDLNKEVKNVINSYKSISTVTASADRIIKIGSDENIIQTSKKLQKRFSQIDDELPKMTLEKIDTVGFVPGPLKADSLTKMFGQCTKGEITLPVLPEPWGIRVAKEFEMCSIAGFKVRNSPDTIQAIAPISEQEAWLACGWGTKDVYLFTMTGERKKKITLDIQIDHLIMNLSGELLVSSYEDKYIRKINKDHEVCDFAMPHLYPGGMVMTKRKELFVCAVDSYTTRRADHSHRCLLKMSEYGMNIDTIDEDGDVILFGAPYRVCEAPNKDLVVTDREEGKLRVTRVDQEGCLKYVYKGPTNAALKQPFNPLGLCCDRVGNLLVSDWGNHCVHLVNNEGEFQGFILSQKDGLFKPNAMALDKSGNLWIGDGNATVRVYKYGKREY